A window of Macrococcus sp. 19Msa1099 genomic DNA:
TGTACAAGACCATCTACTTCACCGATATCTACGAACGCTCCAAAGTTTGTAATACGTAAAACTTCGCCTTCGATTACAGAACCAACTTCAATTTCATCAAGACGTTGTTCCTTTTTCACTTTGTTCTCTTCAGCTTCGATGGCTTTGTGATTTAAGATTACACGGTTCTTCTCCTGATCTAGTTCTTCAATCTTTAAAGTTAATACTTGACCAACGTAGTTTGAGAAGTCTTCAATATAATTCGTAGAAATTAAAGATGCCGGAATAAATCCTCTTAGGCCTACATCAACAACAAGACCACCTTTAACTGCTTCTTTAACTTCTGCTTCTAGCGTTTCATCATTTTCGAACTTTTCTTTTAATGATTCAAATGATTCAGATTCATCTAGTTGACGTTTAGATAAGATGTAATGACCATCTTCCTCTTTATCTTCAATCTTAGTAACAAACGCTTCAATCTCATCGCCAATTTGAACGACTTCTTCAGCATTGTCAATATGTAGACTTGAAAGTTGACTGATTGGGATGATACCATCATATTTTGCACCATCTAAGTTAAGAACGACATGTTTCTCTTCAATCGCTTGTACCGTTCCTTTAACCTTGTCTCCTTCTTGAATTTCTTTAATCATTGCTTCGTTAAATTCTTCTGTCATTGTGGATTCCTCCTTGAAATTACAACTAGTGTTATTATAAACTTCTTACAAATCGAGCTGAAAGTCAAGGAATACGCTTTTTACATTGCGCTTTTTGCTAATTCAATAATCTGGGCTGTCACTTCTTCTATTGACTTTCCCGTTGTATCAATTTCAATAGCATCCTCTGCTTTTGTGAGCGGCGAGATTTCACGCGTCATATCCAGGTGGTCACGACGTTCAATATCTCTTTTCAATTCTTCGAATGTTGAGGCAATCCCTCTATTTCTGTTATCAATCAAACGACGTTCTGCACGTTCTTCTACAGAGGCTACCATATACACCTTTAATTCAGCTTCAGGAATAACTTTCGTTCCAATATCTCGACCATCCATAACAACACCTTTATGCGCTGTCATATTCTGCTGAAGATTCACAAGTTTCGTTCTAACACTTTCAATACTAGCAACCCTAGACACATTTGATGTAACATCGTGCTCTCTAATTCTATCGCTGACATCACTTCCATTGAGATAAATGCGCTGACCAGATCTATTGATCAGCTTCAAATCTATATGCTCAACCAACTTATCGATTTCTATTTCAGGCTGCTCTAAATGTGCGAGTGTAATCGCACGATACATCGCCCCAGTATCCACATAAATCATGCTTAATGCTTCAGCGACACGCTTAGCAATTGTACTTTTTCCTGCTGCTGCAGGTCCGTCTATTGCGATATTTATCTTATTCATTTATATACCTACCTTGTTGTTTAATCTTAATTATTCTATCATAGAGCTATATCAATGTATATTGGAGGACTAAAATGAAAAATATTCTCGTAATGCATACA
This region includes:
- the cmk gene encoding (d)CMP kinase; this translates as MNKINIAIDGPAAAGKSTIAKRVAEALSMIYVDTGAMYRAITLAHLEQPEIEIDKLVEHIDLKLINRSGQRIYLNGSDVSDRIREHDVTSNVSRVASIESVRTKLVNLQQNMTAHKGVVMDGRDIGTKVIPEAELKVYMVASVEERAERRLIDNRNRGIASTFEELKRDIERRDHLDMTREISPLTKAEDAIEIDTTGKSIEEVTAQIIELAKSAM
- the rpsA gene encoding 30S ribosomal protein S1 → MTEEFNEAMIKEIQEGDKVKGTVQAIEEKHVVLNLDGAKYDGIIPISQLSSLHIDNAEEVVQIGDEIEAFVTKIEDKEEDGHYILSKRQLDESESFESLKEKFENDETLEAEVKEAVKGGLVVDVGLRGFIPASLISTNYIEDFSNYVGQVLTLKIEELDQEKNRVILNHKAIEAEENKVKKEQRLDEIEVGSVIEGEVLRITNFGAFVDIGEVDGLVHISQVTHDHIDKVEDALSIGDKVKVKVLSVDKEAERVSLSIKAALPGPFETIEEKFSIGDIVDGEVVRLANFGAFVEIDKGLQGLVHISQISHEHIGNPSEVLEPGQKVKVKILDINKEEKRIGLSIKATQEQVEDFDTTYLSNASNQENQDAPTLGDMFGDKLKNLNL